A window of the Sulfurospirillum tamanense genome harbors these coding sequences:
- a CDS encoding PstS family phosphate ABC transporter substrate-binding protein: MTLLKRTVLAAAAVAVVVGAAQARDQIRITGSSTVYPFSSYVAEEFGATTGNPTPVVESTGSGGGMKIFCSGNGLDTPDFTNASRAMKLSEFELCQANGVKNITGVVIGFDGISIAQSKTNPKLDLTLEQVFLALAEEVPSKDGKSLVKNPYKKWSDIDPKLPNREIKMIGAPTTSGTRDAFDEMVMEKASKSFEAYGKQKGKYKKVRSDGAFIPGGENDNLIVQRLEQDKDAVGYFGYSFLEENHDKISGVTLGGIEPNFDNIASGKYPVARSLFFYAKTDHFGKVKGMEDYLDLFVSDMMIGKDGVLKTIGLIPMPEATLKKVQASVKARTPLTEDMVKKGVVTK; the protein is encoded by the coding sequence ATGACACTTTTAAAAAGAACAGTACTGGCTGCTGCGGCAGTGGCAGTTGTTGTGGGTGCTGCCCAAGCGCGCGATCAGATTCGTATTACAGGTTCCTCTACGGTGTACCCTTTTTCTAGCTATGTGGCTGAAGAGTTTGGCGCAACTACTGGCAATCCAACGCCTGTTGTGGAGTCTACAGGTTCGGGTGGCGGGATGAAAATTTTCTGTTCAGGCAATGGTCTTGATACGCCAGATTTTACCAATGCAAGCCGCGCAATGAAACTTTCTGAGTTTGAACTTTGCCAAGCAAATGGTGTAAAAAACATCACAGGCGTAGTGATTGGATTTGATGGTATCTCTATCGCACAAAGCAAAACCAATCCAAAGCTAGACCTTACTCTTGAGCAAGTCTTTTTAGCGTTGGCTGAAGAAGTGCCTAGTAAAGACGGCAAAAGCCTCGTGAAAAACCCTTACAAAAAATGGAGTGACATCGACCCTAAACTTCCAAATCGCGAAATCAAAATGATTGGCGCTCCTACAACTTCAGGAACCCGTGATGCGTTTGATGAGATGGTGATGGAAAAAGCTTCCAAATCTTTTGAAGCCTATGGAAAACAAAAGGGAAAATACAAGAAAGTACGTAGTGATGGCGCATTTATTCCTGGTGGCGAAAATGACAATTTAATTGTACAGCGTCTTGAGCAAGATAAAGACGCTGTGGGTTACTTTGGCTATAGCTTCTTGGAAGAAAATCACGACAAAATAAGCGGCGTAACACTAGGTGGCATTGAGCCGAATTTCGACAATATAGCAAGCGGTAAATACCCTGTTGCTAGGAGCCTCTTTTTCTACGCCAAAACAGACCATTTCGGTAAAGTGAAGGGCATGGAAGACTATCTTGACTTGTTTGTGAGCGACATGATGATTGGCAAAGATGGTGTTCTTAAAACTATTGGACTCATTCCTATGCCAGAAGCTACCCTTAAAAAAGTACAAGCCTCCGTCAAGGCGCGCACGCCTTTGACTGAAGATATGGTAAAAAAAGGCGTTGTAACAAAGTAA
- the rplM gene encoding 50S ribosomal protein L13, whose protein sequence is MTKVTKPHEVKRDWIIVDAEGKKFGRILTEVATLLRGKHKPSFTPNVDCGDYVIIINASKAVFSGNKLDAKLYHRHSGYFGSTKSEKMGELFASNPVKLYKLAVRGMLPKTNLGKDMLKKLKVYAGSEHPHTAQVSSVQGK, encoded by the coding sequence ATGACAAAAGTAACCAAGCCACATGAAGTAAAACGAGACTGGATTATTGTTGATGCAGAAGGTAAGAAATTTGGTCGTATTTTGACCGAAGTTGCTACTCTTCTTCGCGGAAAGCACAAACCATCGTTTACTCCAAATGTTGATTGTGGGGATTATGTAATCATCATCAACGCAAGCAAGGCAGTATTTAGCGGAAACAAATTGGATGCAAAATTGTATCACCGACACTCTGGCTACTTTGGTAGCACCAAGAGCGAAAAAATGGGCGAGCTTTTTGCAAGCAACCCTGTAAAACTTTATAAGCTTGCGGTACGCGGCATGCTTCCTAAGACAAACTTGGGAAAAGACATGCTTAAAAAACTCAAAGTCTATGCAGGTAGCGAACATCCTCATACGGCTCAAGTTAGCTCGGTACAAGGAAAATAA
- the rpsI gene encoding 30S ribosomal protein S9 codes for MAKIYATGKRKSAVAKVWVSPGSGKIVINGMDLNSWLGGHEAIKLKVVQPLLVTKQEASMDVVANTLGGGYSSQAEALRHGISKALASMDADFRALLKPKGLLTRDSRVVERKKFGKRKARRSPQFSKR; via the coding sequence ATGGCAAAAATTTATGCAACTGGAAAACGAAAATCAGCTGTCGCTAAAGTTTGGGTGAGCCCAGGTAGCGGTAAAATTGTAATCAATGGCATGGACCTTAACTCTTGGTTGGGCGGACACGAAGCCATCAAACTTAAAGTGGTTCAGCCGTTGCTTGTGACCAAGCAAGAAGCGTCTATGGACGTGGTAGCAAACACCCTAGGTGGCGGTTACTCTTCTCAAGCAGAAGCACTTCGCCATGGTATTTCTAAAGCCCTTGCGTCTATGGATGCAGACTTTAGAGCATTGCTTAAACCCAAAGGCCTTCTTACCCGCGACTCCCGTGTGGTGGAACGTAAGAAATTTGGTAAGCGTAAAGCACGCCGAAGTCCACAGTTCTCTAAACGTTAA